A window of Marinobacter sp. es.042 genomic DNA:
CGGCTGCCGGTTTCCGGATCGATCAGCTGGGAGCCGGAATCTGCGGTTATGATTGTCAGGCCACGCCCGTCCGGTGCGTACTCGGCGATAAAAACGCCCTGTAACTGGCGCTTGTCTTCACTCAAAGCCTCGGTATAGGTCACCCGTCCGCCAGAGGAAAAATCCTGGAAGCGCCCGGGCGCAAGCATTTCAAACTCGGTTGCCTTTCGTTGTTCGTTCAGAATTTCCTGAACCTGATTCATTCCCCAGGGCGACACGTAGAGACTCATGGCACCGACAATGAGCATCACTGGCAGACTGCCCAGAAGCGTTTTTCCCAACAGTGCCTTGTCACTCACCCCACAGGCGGACAGAACCGTCATTTCGCTTTCGAGATACATACGCCCATAGGCGAGCAGAATGCCGATGAACAGCCCGAGGGGCAGAATCAGCTCAAGAAAACCCGGAAACCGGAAGGCCATGATTTCCAGCAGCACACCGGCCGAAATGCTGCCCTGGGCCGCACTGTCGAGATATTTCAGGAAACGGCCGCTCATGAACACCAGCAGCAGGATGCCCGAAACGGCAACCATGCTG
This region includes:
- the lptF gene encoding LPS export ABC transporter permease LptF, with product MSIIFRYLIRQIMISMVAVSGILLLVFMSGRFLKYLDSAAQGSISAGVLLEIMAFRFPGFLELILPLGLFIGILLAYGRMYLESEMTVLSACGVSDKALLGKTLLGSLPVMLIVGAMSLYVSPWGMNQVQEILNEQRKATEFEMLAPGRFQDFSSGGRVTYTEALSEDKRQLQGVFIAEYAPDGRGLTIITADSGSQLIDPETGSRFLILENGGRFEGAAGQLNYNVIDFEAYGLKIEGGEAGTKQREEGASTWSLMQSDRLEDRALLHWRFSLPLIVPIVTLLAVRLSRVNPRQGRFFHLLPAMLVYITYLGLLIVARDWLAAGKVPEWLGMLWVHALFLGFGLWLQFGPAWLYRRRLIRDGGARA